In Niallia sp. FSL W8-0635, one genomic interval encodes:
- a CDS encoding SDR family NAD(P)-dependent oxidoreductase has product MKELIGKNIVITGASSGIGEKIALNVALQGARPILLARSEDKLTAICENINNQFHVQAIYYSLDVSDANQVKEVFAKIYREVGFIDILLNNAGFGVFDMVHEASMTDIDRMFQVNVMGVIACTKEVLPSMLERNRGHIINVASQAGKLATPKSSAYAATKHAVLGFTNSLRMEVSPANVNISAVNPGPIETAFFTTADKSGNYVKNVQKYMLSSEKVADKVTKLMIRPKRELNLPIWMNWGSVLYNLFPGIADKLVGGILNKK; this is encoded by the coding sequence ATGAAGGAATTAATAGGAAAGAACATTGTAATAACAGGTGCTTCATCTGGAATAGGAGAGAAAATTGCTTTAAACGTAGCTCTTCAGGGGGCTCGTCCAATTCTCCTTGCTCGCTCAGAAGATAAGCTCACTGCCATTTGCGAGAATATAAATAATCAATTTCACGTGCAGGCTATTTATTATTCTTTAGATGTAAGTGATGCGAACCAAGTGAAAGAAGTATTTGCGAAAATATATCGTGAGGTAGGTTTTATCGATATTTTACTGAATAATGCAGGTTTTGGCGTATTTGATATGGTCCATGAAGCAAGTATGACGGATATTGATCGAATGTTTCAAGTTAATGTGATGGGAGTTATTGCCTGTACGAAAGAAGTATTGCCTTCTATGTTAGAAAGAAACAGAGGACATATCATCAATGTCGCATCACAGGCAGGTAAATTAGCCACTCCTAAATCAAGTGCCTATGCTGCAACGAAACACGCTGTTTTAGGTTTTACAAACAGTTTAAGAATGGAAGTTTCTCCAGCAAATGTCAACATTTCTGCAGTAAATCCAGGACCAATTGAAACTGCCTTTTTTACTACGGCCGACAAATCTGGAAATTATGTCAAAAATGTTCAGAAGTATATGCTCTCCTCGGAAAAAGTAGCAGATAAAGTAACAAAATTAATGATTCGCCCAAAACGTGAGCTAAATCTACCTATATGGATGAACTGGGGAAGTGTTCTCTATAATTTATTTCCAGGGATAGCTGATAAGTTGGTTGGCGGAATCTTGAATAAAAAATAA
- a CDS encoding histidine phosphatase family protein, with product MLTLYITRHGETKWNTEKRMQGWSDSALTEKGVENAILLGDRLKEIEFEAIYTSPSQRTVKTANLIKGDRKIPLILDDYLKEINMGIWEGETLANLKDNYPEQFDFFWNAPHLYKSIDGEDFFKVKNRISKALKKIRDKYSSGNILLVTHSVVIKVLLAIFKDLPIEKIWEPPFIYDTSLTVVEMVNDTAQIVLEGDLMHRQDK from the coding sequence ATGCTTACTCTCTACATAACAAGACATGGAGAAACAAAATGGAATACAGAAAAAAGGATGCAAGGATGGAGTGATTCAGCGTTAACGGAAAAGGGAGTGGAAAATGCGATATTATTAGGAGATAGATTGAAAGAGATTGAGTTTGAGGCTATTTATACGAGCCCAAGTCAAAGAACCGTCAAAACAGCGAATCTAATTAAAGGGGATAGAAAGATTCCGCTTATTTTAGATGATTATTTAAAAGAAATCAATATGGGCATATGGGAAGGAGAAACATTAGCTAATTTAAAAGATAATTATCCAGAACAATTCGACTTCTTTTGGAATGCTCCTCATCTGTATAAATCCATTGATGGAGAAGATTTTTTTAAAGTGAAAAACAGAATATCTAAAGCATTGAAAAAAATACGAGACAAGTATTCATCCGGTAATATCCTCCTTGTTACTCATTCAGTAGTGATAAAAGTACTACTGGCTATTTTTAAAGACTTGCCAATCGAGAAAATTTGGGAACCTCCTTTTATTTATGATACTAGTCTCACTGTTGTAGAAATGGTTAATGATACAGCTCAGATTGTATTAGAAGGCGATTTAATGCATAGGCAGGATAAATAA
- a CDS encoding methyl-accepting chemotaxis protein: MRFLQNMNISKKILFIIMFSAIALILIGLFGMYGMKEMANNSQEMYEEKLVPNTYIAKIQNYRRENDSYVIELMITTDEKRNQELLEAIKTNMEKADESIKKLDSIQMSAKEADAYKIFKDAYNGFEDLQDQVVSLATNNFNDSAYNLYTTNLQSKRNVINSQLDELQEANQAEAERISKENDSYYTKMMLVTAGIILIAVALAVLIGLYISAMIVNPIKRLKALMEKGGQGDFSQRSTYLGKDEVGSLSDSYNTMANGMKELIETLSETSHHLASSSEQLSSSSEESSRASEHISETIQDLAENSETQMKLMASSSKEIRRVNETTGSITDRAKMVAETAEQTSVVSAEGASRISEVTKQMKSINHNVATLGQSIATLESRMNKIGDITMVITDISSQTNLLALNAAIEAARAGEQGKGFAVVADEVRKLAEQTAGSAEQITSLISQIQADSNNTSLSMTTAANEVNAGIGIVQDAGDSFAKIEKSVSQLVTLVEEVSESLDHLKEHTNTINNSILEVNSMASEAASSTENVSAATEEQVASIQEIAASSTSLAQLATDLQEKIKQFKI; the protein is encoded by the coding sequence ATGAGATTTTTACAGAATATGAATATTTCCAAAAAAATATTATTTATTATCATGTTTAGTGCCATTGCATTAATATTAATCGGATTATTTGGAATGTATGGGATGAAGGAAATGGCTAATAATTCCCAAGAAATGTACGAGGAGAAACTAGTACCTAATACATACATAGCAAAAATACAAAATTATCGTCGAGAGAATGATAGTTATGTTATAGAGTTAATGATAACAACGGATGAAAAGAGAAACCAAGAATTGTTAGAAGCAATAAAAACAAATATGGAAAAAGCAGATGAATCTATCAAAAAATTAGATTCCATTCAGATGTCTGCAAAAGAAGCAGATGCTTATAAGATATTTAAAGATGCATATAATGGTTTTGAAGATTTGCAAGATCAAGTAGTTTCTTTAGCTACCAATAATTTTAATGATTCTGCCTATAACTTATATACTACAAATCTTCAATCAAAAAGAAATGTCATTAACAGCCAATTGGATGAACTTCAAGAGGCAAATCAGGCAGAAGCAGAGCGGATTTCAAAAGAAAATGATTCATATTATACAAAAATGATGCTTGTAACGGCAGGGATTATCCTTATTGCTGTAGCACTTGCTGTATTGATTGGCTTATATATTTCAGCAATGATTGTTAACCCAATTAAACGTTTGAAGGCATTAATGGAAAAAGGTGGACAAGGAGATTTTTCACAAAGGTCTACGTATCTTGGAAAGGATGAAGTAGGGTCTCTTTCTGATAGCTACAATACAATGGCTAACGGGATGAAGGAGCTTATTGAAACACTATCCGAAACATCTCATCACCTTGCCTCCTCATCTGAACAACTTAGTTCTAGTTCAGAAGAAAGCAGTCGAGCAAGTGAACATATTTCTGAAACGATTCAAGATCTTGCGGAAAACTCAGAAACTCAGATGAAATTAATGGCATCTAGCTCAAAGGAAATTCGTCGTGTAAATGAGACGACAGGAAGCATTACGGATCGTGCGAAGATGGTCGCAGAAACAGCAGAACAAACGTCTGTTGTCTCAGCTGAAGGTGCTAGCCGCATTTCAGAAGTAACGAAACAAATGAAATCAATTAATCATAATGTAGCTACATTAGGCCAATCTATAGCTACACTGGAATCTCGAATGAATAAAATCGGCGATATTACGATGGTTATCACTGATATTTCTTCACAAACCAATCTACTAGCATTAAATGCTGCCATTGAAGCAGCAAGAGCTGGGGAGCAAGGAAAAGGGTTTGCTGTTGTTGCTGATGAAGTAAGAAAGTTAGCCGAACAAACAGCAGGTTCTGCTGAGCAAATTACGAGTCTTATTAGTCAAATTCAAGCTGATTCAAACAATACTTCTCTATCCATGACAACAGCTGCAAATGAAGTAAATGCAGGTATTGGTATTGTTCAAGATGCCGGTGATTCTTTTGCGAAAATTGAAAAATCCGTTAGTCAACTAGTTACACTTGTAGAGGAAGTAAGTGAATCACTTGACCATTTGAAAGAGCACACGAATACAATCAATAATTCTATTCTAGAAGTTAATAGTATGGCAAGTGAAGCAGCATCAAGTACGGAAAACGTCTCTGCAGCTACAGAAGAACAAGTAGCGTCCATACAGGAAATAGCAGCATCATCTACATCATTAGCGCAACTAGCAACTGATTTACAAGAAAAGATTAAACAATTTAAAATTTAA
- the msrA gene encoding peptide-methionine (S)-S-oxide reductase MsrA produces MEKATFAGGCFWCMVSPFEEQPGIGGIVSGYSGGHVENPTYEQVKTGTTGHFEVVEITFDPEVFPYERLLELFWQQIDPTDPDGQFQDRGPQYRTAIFYHNNKQKVLAEKSKQAMAESGKFKKPIVTIIEPAATFYPAEDYHQDYHKKNKTHYKEDREKSGRDEFIKEHW; encoded by the coding sequence TTGGAAAAAGCAACATTTGCAGGTGGATGTTTCTGGTGTATGGTATCTCCATTTGAAGAGCAACCAGGCATTGGAGGAATTGTTTCTGGCTATAGCGGGGGACATGTGGAAAATCCAACGTATGAACAAGTAAAAACAGGGACAACGGGCCATTTTGAAGTAGTGGAAATCACCTTTGATCCAGAAGTGTTTCCATATGAGCGATTATTAGAGTTATTTTGGCAGCAAATTGACCCAACAGATCCAGATGGACAATTTCAGGATCGTGGACCACAATATCGGACAGCCATTTTTTATCATAATAATAAACAAAAAGTGCTTGCAGAGAAATCGAAACAAGCAATGGCGGAAAGTGGAAAATTTAAAAAGCCGATTGTTACAATAATAGAACCAGCTGCTACATTCTATCCTGCTGAAGACTATCATCAAGACTATCATAAGAAAAACAAGACGCATTATAAAGAGGATAGAGAAAAGTCTGGAAGAGATGAATTTATTAAAGAACATTGGTGA
- a CDS encoding erythromycin resistance leader peptide: MTHSMRLRFLALNK; this comes from the coding sequence ATGACACATTCGATGAGACTACGTTTCCTAGCTTTGAACAAGTAA
- a CDS encoding NUDIX hydrolase has product MDYIQHIRSMVGQEKIIMVVAGSIVFDNENRILLQKRSDNGEWGIAGGFMELGETIQDTARREVFEETGLKLGSLELFALYSGPQYDKTFSNGDQVSMVQVVFICKDFTGELVSRNEESLSNKFFELDHLPEPLFKDHRMIFEDLLSKKEVPIIT; this is encoded by the coding sequence ATGGATTATATTCAGCATATAAGATCAATGGTTGGTCAAGAGAAAATAATTATGGTGGTTGCAGGTTCGATTGTTTTTGATAACGAAAATAGAATTCTTTTACAAAAGCGTTCTGATAATGGCGAGTGGGGGATTGCTGGCGGTTTTATGGAGCTTGGAGAAACAATTCAAGATACTGCAAGAAGAGAGGTATTTGAAGAAACGGGGTTAAAACTAGGTAGCTTGGAATTATTTGCCCTTTATTCAGGACCTCAATATGATAAGACTTTTTCTAATGGAGATCAGGTCTCCATGGTACAAGTAGTTTTTATTTGTAAAGATTTCACAGGGGAATTAGTTTCGAGAAACGAAGAATCACTGTCTAATAAATTTTTTGAACTGGACCATTTACCCGAACCATTATTTAAAGACCATCGAATGATTTTCGAGGATTTATTATCTAAAAAAGAGGTTCCAATCATTACATAA
- a CDS encoding YqkE family protein → MAKKRKNTQKEKPQDKPVTLGDLLNDQLAAKLKIKKQELKEQEEAKLKEEEERKREERRQREKNKSFEELLNENSMNWKEFK, encoded by the coding sequence ATGGCAAAAAAACGAAAAAATACACAAAAAGAAAAACCGCAGGATAAACCTGTAACATTAGGCGATCTCCTGAACGATCAATTAGCAGCTAAGCTAAAAATTAAAAAGCAAGAGCTTAAAGAACAAGAAGAGGCTAAGCTAAAAGAGGAAGAAGAAAGAAAAAGAGAAGAACGTAGACAAAGAGAGAAAAATAAAAGCTTTGAAGAACTGTTAAATGAAAATTCAATGAACTGGAAGGAATTTAAATAG
- a CDS encoding alpha/beta hydrolase has product MRKLFRYLFSVLLFITSIGVYCSNRLMYMKKKDNDFILTREKEAGRYDPVSYENLTKQEITIPSPYGYDLKAIVVEPFQTKKYIIISHGVTENKTNSIKYMNLFLERGFNGIIYDHRRHGESGGKNTSFGYYEKFDLKQIVDWIKREKGKDILLGIHGESMGAATMILYAGGIEDGADFYIADCPFSDFSEQLDYLIKQEIKLPGKVFIPIANLFLRARARYSIKDISPISVIDKIKSPMLFIHSQKDDFILPEMTQKLFDKKQGPKKLFFAVNGFHAQSYNENKVAYEKAIDDFLEEYVDNT; this is encoded by the coding sequence TTGAGAAAGCTGTTTCGTTATCTATTTTCTGTCTTATTGTTTATTACTTCCATCGGAGTTTACTGTTCTAATCGGTTAATGTATATGAAGAAAAAGGACAATGATTTTATTTTAACTAGAGAGAAAGAGGCTGGCAGATATGATCCTGTTTCTTATGAAAATTTAACTAAACAAGAAATTACCATTCCTTCCCCTTATGGCTATGACTTAAAAGCAATCGTAGTGGAACCTTTTCAAACAAAGAAATATATTATCATTTCACATGGTGTGACGGAAAACAAAACGAATTCTATCAAATATATGAACTTATTTTTAGAACGAGGCTTTAACGGAATCATCTATGACCATCGTAGACACGGGGAATCTGGCGGAAAAAACACAAGCTTTGGCTACTATGAAAAATTTGATTTAAAGCAAATTGTTGACTGGATAAAAAGGGAAAAAGGAAAGGATATTCTTCTAGGTATTCATGGGGAATCAATGGGTGCTGCCACAATGATTCTTTATGCTGGGGGGATTGAAGATGGCGCTGACTTCTATATCGCTGACTGTCCATTTTCGGATTTCAGCGAACAGTTAGATTATCTCATTAAACAGGAAATCAAACTACCAGGAAAAGTTTTTATCCCCATTGCTAATTTATTCCTTCGAGCAAGAGCTCGATATTCCATAAAGGACATATCGCCTATTTCTGTTATCGATAAAATAAAAAGCCCAATGCTATTTATCCATAGCCAAAAAGATGATTTCATCCTTCCTGAAATGACACAAAAGCTTTTCGATAAAAAACAAGGTCCAAAAAAATTATTCTTCGCAGTAAATGGATTTCATGCACAAAGCTATAATGAGAACAAAGTAGCTTATGAGAAAGCAATCGATGACTTTTTAGAGGAATATGTTGATAATACTTAA
- a CDS encoding short-chain dehydrogenase, whose amino-acid sequence MFHEFGIIENFNKQQVYNQYTPDLYDCVTVNDDFIQEMIKQLAMMKTYFHTYERPANGLAYYGITLIPPESLPIFLDIVLNNITRRKSEELIDLAIKIKEAQEAKKYMIHYGI is encoded by the coding sequence ATTTTCCATGAATTTGGTATCATTGAAAATTTTAATAAACAGCAAGTATACAATCAATACACACCTGATCTTTATGATTGTGTAACAGTAAATGATGATTTTATACAAGAGATGATAAAACAATTAGCGATGATGAAAACATATTTCCATACATATGAAAGACCTGCTAATGGTTTAGCATACTACGGAATAACGCTCATTCCACCTGAGTCGTTACCAATATTTTTAGATATCGTCTTGAATAATATAACAAGAAGAAAATCGGAGGAACTTATCGATCTAGCTATAAAAATAAAAGAAGCACAGGAAGCAAAAAAATACATGATTCACTATGGGATATAA
- a CDS encoding AraC family transcriptional regulator, which produces MDVIKGMNQALQYIEEHLSEEIDMKQVARIALCSEYHFKRMFSFLAGISLTEYIRKRRLTLAAFDLENTSLRIIDIAVKYGYSSPDSFTRAFQRFHGIAPSEARIKGIPLKAYPRMSFQLTIKGGVEMNYRIEEKNAFHIVGMMKKVPIIFEGENPEINAMWKQLGQEKISELLQLSNVEPRGIIQASTNFSEERMMEKGTLDHYIGVATTESCPKGFAALEVPNLTWAVFESKGPFPETVQTVWGNIYAEWFPSSGYQQMQGPEILSIKSKDLQSPKVPCEIWIPVSKR; this is translated from the coding sequence ATGGATGTAATTAAAGGGATGAATCAGGCGCTTCAATATATCGAAGAGCATTTGTCTGAAGAAATAGATATGAAACAAGTGGCAAGGATTGCTCTTTGTTCTGAGTACCACTTTAAAAGGATGTTTTCGTTTCTTGCTGGGATTTCACTAACAGAATATATTCGTAAAAGAAGGTTAACACTTGCTGCATTTGACTTAGAAAATACCAGTTTGAGAATTATTGATATTGCCGTTAAATATGGCTATTCATCACCTGATTCGTTTACAAGAGCATTTCAACGTTTTCATGGTATAGCGCCTTCAGAAGCGAGAATCAAAGGAATCCCATTAAAGGCGTATCCACGAATGTCCTTCCAATTAACCATTAAGGGAGGAGTCGAAATGAATTACCGAATAGAAGAAAAGAATGCTTTTCATATAGTAGGTATGATGAAGAAAGTACCGATTATTTTTGAAGGGGAGAACCCGGAAATCAATGCTATGTGGAAGCAGCTAGGGCAAGAGAAGATTAGTGAACTACTACAACTATCAAATGTGGAACCAAGAGGAATAATTCAAGCATCGACAAATTTTTCAGAAGAAAGGATGATGGAAAAAGGTACTCTTGATCATTACATTGGGGTTGCAACAACAGAATCCTGTCCAAAGGGCTTTGCAGCTTTAGAAGTGCCTAATCTAACTTGGGCTGTGTTTGAGTCAAAGGGTCCTTTTCCGGAAACAGTACAGACAGTATGGGGAAATATTTATGCCGAATGGTTCCCATCTTCAGGCTATCAACAAATGCAAGGACCTGAAATCCTATCAATTAAAAGTAAAGATTTACAGTCTCCGAAAGTACCATGTGAAATTTGGATACCTGTTAGTAAAAGGTAG
- a CDS encoding amidohydrolase family protein — protein sequence MKIFDSHFHIIDNHFPLIENQGYIPNTFTSDDYLNAIKNLNIVGGAIVSGSFQGFDQSYLVQALKNLGSNFVGVTQLPASVSDEEIIQLNEVGVKAIRFNLKRGGFAEISQMEYLARRVFELVGWHSEIYMDSNDLEDHATLIEKLPAVSIDHLGLSQTGFSNLLYLVEKGVKVKATGFGRIDFDPCNAIKKIHEVNPTALMFGTDLPSTRAKRPFQVSDIDIILNAIREEAHLVLYQNAMDWYFK from the coding sequence ATGAAAATCTTTGATTCGCATTTTCATATTATAGATAATCATTTCCCGTTGATTGAAAATCAAGGCTATATACCAAATACATTTACTTCAGATGACTATTTAAATGCTATAAAAAATTTAAATATAGTAGGTGGTGCAATTGTTTCAGGATCATTCCAAGGCTTTGACCAATCTTATTTAGTTCAAGCATTAAAAAATTTAGGCAGTAATTTTGTAGGTGTAACACAACTACCTGCTAGTGTCTCAGATGAAGAAATTATTCAATTAAATGAAGTTGGTGTGAAAGCTATTCGATTTAATTTAAAACGTGGTGGCTTTGCCGAAATTTCACAAATGGAGTATCTAGCAAGAAGAGTATTTGAATTAGTTGGTTGGCATTCAGAAATATATATGGATTCTAATGATTTAGAAGATCATGCTACATTAATAGAAAAACTTCCTGCTGTTTCTATTGATCATCTAGGATTATCTCAAACTGGTTTTTCAAATCTACTATATTTGGTTGAAAAAGGAGTAAAGGTAAAGGCAACTGGTTTTGGGAGAATTGATTTTGATCCATGTAATGCTATCAAAAAAATACATGAAGTAAATCCAACGGCTTTAATGTTTGGAACAGATTTACCTTCCACGAGAGCGAAGCGGCCTTTTCAAGTATCTGATATAGACATCATTTTGAATGCTATAAGAGAAGAAGCACATTTAGTACTATATCAAAATGCAATGGATTGGTATTTTAAATAA
- a CDS encoding YqzH family protein, translated as MNKLLLQKMIQKALNQYQLESNMLSSNDIDELTTKIINLKKHHPSNELYDIVQDVVYGYVTDSPYF; from the coding sequence ATGAATAAATTACTTCTTCAAAAAATGATTCAAAAAGCGCTTAATCAGTATCAATTGGAGAGCAACATGCTTTCTTCCAATGATATAGATGAATTAACTACTAAAATAATCAATCTAAAAAAACACCATCCCTCAAATGAGCTTTATGATATTGTTCAGGATGTTGTTTATGGTTATGTTACAGATTCCCCTTATTTTTAA
- a CDS encoding OsmC family protein: MAEHHFYLKADWPGYRNDVGTIESGNLKTKISIPKEMDGPGEGTNPDEMLLGAAATCFIITLAAMMERSRLEKESLTLESEAVVDVTNGIFTYRKIIHRPKIILKKEATEKDVKLAAKLAQKAEESCMITRAIKGNVEVELDETIELAL; encoded by the coding sequence ATGGCAGAACATCATTTTTATTTAAAAGCAGATTGGCCAGGCTATCGTAATGATGTCGGTACAATTGAAAGCGGCAATTTAAAAACAAAAATATCTATTCCAAAAGAAATGGATGGACCTGGCGAGGGTACAAATCCAGATGAAATGCTTCTAGGTGCTGCAGCAACTTGCTTTATTATTACGCTTGCTGCAATGATGGAAAGAAGTCGACTGGAGAAGGAAAGCTTAACATTAGAATCAGAGGCAGTAGTGGATGTAACAAACGGTATATTTACTTATCGAAAAATTATCCATCGCCCAAAGATTATACTAAAAAAAGAGGCTACTGAAAAAGATGTGAAGCTTGCAGCAAAACTTGCACAAAAAGCAGAAGAAAGCTGCATGATTACTAGAGCAATCAAAGGGAATGTGGAAGTAGAGCTAGACGAAACCATTGAGCTTGCATTGTAA
- a CDS encoding ribokinase, giving the protein MKSLKILNFGSLNIDKVYTVPHFVSAGETLSSTNYEEFPGGKGLNQSIALAKAGAEVFHSGKISTDGLFLKDILSESNVNTDWIDENGSTTGHAIIQVSSNGENCILLFGGANKEITIEQINHVLANFSTKDILLLQNEINHLEYIVETAHKSGIKIVLNPSPIDESLTTLDYSKIDYLILNEIEAKSITGEDSMEKIFQQLLSLNNQMKIVLTLGTQGVIYKDNSQEFSQAVYKVNTVDTTAAGDTFLGYFLSQISQHADIKKALQIASKAASIAVTRKGAASSIPTLKEVMESI; this is encoded by the coding sequence GTGAAATCATTGAAAATATTAAATTTCGGTTCTTTAAATATCGATAAAGTTTATACTGTTCCTCACTTCGTTTCTGCGGGAGAAACATTATCTTCTACCAATTATGAAGAATTTCCTGGAGGAAAAGGGTTAAATCAGTCGATCGCTCTTGCAAAAGCCGGAGCAGAAGTATTCCATTCCGGGAAAATTAGCACTGACGGTCTTTTCCTAAAAGACATTTTATCTGAATCAAATGTAAATACGGATTGGATTGACGAAAATGGAAGCACGACAGGTCATGCCATCATACAAGTGTCTTCCAATGGGGAAAATTGCATTCTTTTATTTGGTGGAGCAAATAAAGAAATAACGATAGAGCAAATTAATCACGTTCTTGCAAATTTTTCAACGAAAGATATTCTCCTATTGCAAAACGAAATTAACCATTTAGAATACATAGTGGAAACAGCACATAAAAGTGGCATAAAAATTGTACTTAACCCTTCCCCAATTGATGAGAGTTTGACAACATTAGATTATTCTAAAATAGATTACTTAATTTTAAATGAAATTGAAGCAAAATCTATTACAGGTGAAGATTCAATGGAGAAGATTTTTCAACAGCTTCTATCCTTGAACAATCAAATGAAAATTGTTTTAACATTAGGTACACAAGGAGTCATTTATAAAGATAATTCACAAGAGTTTAGTCAAGCTGTCTATAAAGTCAATACGGTTGATACCACCGCAGCTGGAGACACATTTTTAGGATATTTCTTAAGCCAGATTTCTCAGCATGCCGACATAAAGAAAGCTCTTCAAATCGCTTCAAAAGCAGCATCTATTGCTGTAACACGTAAAGGTGCCGCTTCCTCCATCCCTACTTTGAAGGAAGTTATGGAATCTATTTAA
- the proC gene encoding pyrroline-5-carboxylate reductase — protein sequence MNKLAIIGAGSMSEALISGIVSSKIIETTDITVTNRGNVERLTELQERYGIHYSFDLEKTIQEADAIILAMKPKDVKVAITQWKDYSTEKTLLISVLAGVNMDSLQRLIGTEVPIARAMPNTSAAVGKSATGISFNSFVEAEQKQFVLDMFETVGSVTFVEEDQLDAITGLSGSGPAYIYYLVEAMEKGGLNIGLDREVANELIVQTLLGAAEMIATSSKTPLELRKNVTSPGGTTEAGIRVLDQFDVQNAFITCIQEATSQSKRMGKALTDELKISK from the coding sequence ATGAACAAACTGGCTATCATTGGTGCTGGTTCGATGAGCGAAGCATTAATTTCGGGGATTGTATCAAGCAAAATAATAGAGACAACAGATATTACGGTTACAAACCGTGGTAATGTGGAAAGACTGACTGAATTACAGGAGCGTTATGGTATTCATTACTCTTTCGACTTAGAAAAAACCATACAAGAAGCAGACGCCATTATTCTGGCAATGAAACCGAAAGATGTAAAGGTTGCTATTACACAATGGAAGGATTATTCAACTGAAAAAACACTTCTAATTTCTGTGCTTGCTGGGGTCAATATGGATAGCCTCCAACGATTAATCGGTACAGAAGTCCCGATTGCCCGTGCAATGCCAAACACTTCAGCAGCAGTGGGGAAATCAGCAACTGGAATTTCCTTCAACTCCTTTGTAGAAGCGGAGCAAAAACAATTCGTCCTTGATATGTTTGAAACTGTTGGCTCCGTTACTTTTGTGGAGGAAGACCAGTTAGATGCCATTACCGGCCTTTCCGGAAGCGGACCAGCTTATATTTATTACTTGGTAGAAGCAATGGAGAAAGGTGGACTCAATATCGGACTAGATCGTGAAGTGGCAAATGAGTTAATTGTGCAAACATTACTTGGTGCTGCTGAGATGATTGCAACATCATCGAAAACGCCTCTCGAGCTTCGCAAAAATGTAACAAGTCCTGGGGGAACAACGGAAGCTGGTATCCGAGTTTTGGATCAATTTGATGTCCAAAATGCTTTTATTACCTGTATTCAAGAAGCGACTTCCCAATCTAAACGTATGGGGAAAGCACTTACAGACGAACTCAAAATTTCAAAATAA
- a CDS encoding DUF402 domain-containing protein, protein MLESKLKYGKTMIERKIRYDSSIVEYRCKLLHLDQMKITLLHKVEKSFVMSKNNHQLKIPVGAYTFAYYWLDQPYNLYFWREPSGKYLGSYFNIVRKNDIQNNIVLFEDLIIDLVVKPNGTYYILDQEELPIPLQNFENGYVDDALHMLLERKDNIIEEVKAETKLFFR, encoded by the coding sequence ATGCTAGAATCGAAGTTAAAGTATGGAAAGACAATGATTGAAAGGAAAATTCGATACGATTCTTCGATAGTGGAGTATAGATGTAAGCTTCTTCATTTGGATCAAATGAAAATTACACTTTTGCATAAAGTGGAGAAGTCATTTGTTATGAGTAAGAATAATCATCAATTAAAGATTCCCGTTGGAGCATACACGTTTGCCTATTATTGGTTGGATCAGCCATATAATTTATATTTTTGGAGAGAACCAAGTGGAAAGTACTTAGGATCTTATTTTAATATTGTTAGAAAAAATGATATTCAAAATAATATTGTATTGTTTGAAGATTTAATCATTGATCTTGTAGTAAAACCAAATGGTACTTATTATATTTTAGATCAAGAGGAACTACCAATTCCTTTGCAAAATTTTGAAAATGGCTATGTAGATGATGCCTTACATATGTTGTTAGAGAGGAAAGACAATATCATTGAAGAGGTAAAGGCTGAAACGAAGCTTTTTTTTAGATAG